Genomic DNA from Myxococcales bacterium:
TCAGCGCGGCACGGTTTCCCAAGGCTTTACACGAGGCGTGGTAGGCGGCTCGCACACATGTGCGCGGCCGCGGTCAATCCGCGACGTTTTGGCAATACGCGCCATACGACGGATCGTCGACGCAGGTATTGCCCTCGCAATCGCAGCTGCGGCGCCGCACCTGGCCTTCGTCGCACCACACCGCCGCGTTGCGATCGCAGCTGCCGAGCACGTCGACGCCGCGGCAAGGGTCGGTGCCTTCGATGCATCGGTACGCCTCGTCAACCACGCTCCAGCCGCAGGTGTTGGGGCACGAATCGGCCCACAGGCGATCGCTCAGACAATAGAGCGCGCGCCCGCCGGTGCATAGGCCCTCCGCGGTGACGTCGCCACAACCTGGCGTCCCAGCGGGATTGGGCGTCAGGCCGGTGTAGGTCTCGATCCATTCCTTCATGAAATCAGCGCGGGTGAAGCGATCGTAGCCAACGCATGAGCTATCGCCGCCTTTGAGCGCGCCGGCCACCCGCACGACGCCGGTGGAGTCGATGACCATGAGCGGCCCGCCTGAGTCGCCGCCACAGACGCCCTGCTCGCCGTCGCCCGCGATGCGAATAAACTGGGCGCCATCACTAGGTGGCGCCACCGCCTCGATGCGCGAGGCGACAAACTTTTTCTCGCCGATGCTGCCGTTTTCTTGTTCGCCAAAACCTCCGGCCTCGGCCGTATCGCCAACAAAAATTCGAGCGGTTGCGTGACGATGGGAATAGGCTCGACGTTGTGCGCGGCCAGATCAAAATCGGCGAGCTCGACGAGGGCGAGATCGAGTTCGATGGCGTCGCCGAGATAGCTGTAGGTTGGGCTGTTGATGATGCGGATGATGTCAAAGCAGGCATCGGGCTCGTAGAGGCTGGTGCCAATGCAAAATTGCTGCGACTCCGTAATGTCGCAATGCACCGCCGTGAGGACCCAGCCGTCGGCGATGACGGTGCCGGTGCAAATCGCGCCGTTTGCCCACACCCCAATGGCGCGCTCTTGGCCAAGCGAGAGCTCCACGTGCGTCGGATGATCAGTGCCGTAATATACAGCGTCTAGCTCGCGGGTGTCGCCGCATTGATCCTTGCCGGCGCCAGGGCAGGCGAGCAAGGCGCTCGCCAGCGGCAAAAGCAGGCAAATTGGCAGGCCGCGGCGGAGCATGGACAAATTGTAGCGGACGGCCAGGCAAATAGCATCGGGCATTTCGGTCGGGCCCCCCAAACTTTGACTGCCGTCACAGGGTGTGGGAACACCAGGCCATGGCCGACGGGAAATTATGGCATCACGGCGAAGGCTATCAGGGCGACGCGTTGGACGTGGGCTCGGTAGCCGCCTCGCCGTTTGACCAATTTAGGGCGTGGTTTGCGCAGGCCGAGGCTGCCGCGCTGCCCAAGGTAAACGCGATGGCGCTGGCGACGGCTGACCCCACGGGGGCGCCCTCGGTGCGCATGGTGCTGCTCAAAGAAATGGACGAGACGGGGTTTGTGTTCTTTACCAACTACGAGAGCCGCAAGGGCCGCGAGCTGGAGGCGCGGCACGACGCGGCGCTGTTATTTTTTTGGGACGCGCTTGATCGCCAGGTGCGCATCGAGGGTCGCGTCGAGCGCGTGTCGGCCGCGGATTCGGATGCGTATTTCAACGTGCGGCCGCGCGAGAGCCGAATGGGCGCGATTGCGTCACCGCAGTCCAAGGTAATCGAAAGCCGCGCCGCGCTGCAGGCGCGCGTCGACGAGGTCACGGCGCGCTTTGATCACGCCGAGCCGCCACGGCCCGCACACTGGGGCGGCTATCGCGTGGTGCCGCAGGCCATCGAATTCTGGCAGGGGCAACCCAGCCGCCTGCACGATCGGTTGCTGTATCAACGCGACGGCGCGGCTTGGTCGCTTGTCCGTTTAGCGCCCTAAGGCTTGGCGGATGAGGTGTTGGCGGGTGGCGCGGCGCAGCCGTTTACCCTGGGCATCGCGGCGAACTTGTCGCGCGAGCACCCTCGCCCATGTTTGCGTCGCCTTCCCAGATGGCAACACCTTGCCGGCGGGCGCGATATTGTACTGCTCGAGAATTTCGACCGCGACGGCTAAGCCGGTTTCGGCGGCGCCTTCCATATAGCCTTGAAAATCGAGCGAGCAGTGTTCGCCGGCGAAGTGAAGGTTGCCGACGCGTTCACCCTCGAGCCCATAAAATGCCCATTGTCCCGGGCGGTAACACGCATAGCTGCCAAGCGTGTGCGGATGGGTTGGCCAGTGCATGCGCACGGCGCTGTCCGCCACATAGGCCGCGGCGGTGCCTGGAAAGACCGTATCGAGCCACGGCTGCACCTCGACCGCTCGCGCCTCGGCCGTGCCATCGCCAATCGCAAGGCCGCGCGCTCCGCCGACGAAGTTGGTGATGATGCCAGCGTCGCCGGCCTGGCCGCGCGTGGTGTCCCACGTGGTTTGCAATTCGCCGACATCGGAAAACGACGACCCGGAGGCGTCGAGCTGAGTTTTCCATACGCGCTCGGAATACTGCATCATCAGCTTGGCGTTGGTGCCGTAGCCGAGCTCGTCGATGATGGCCAGCTTTTCCGCGGGGAGACCCAGCGCGCTAATGTTGATCTCGCGTAGGCGGGTGAATGGCAGCGCGAAGACGACATGCCGCGCGACCCAGTGCTGCTGGCCCGCGCCGGTCTGCGCGGTGACGTCGTAGTGGACGGCGCCGCTGGTGTCGCCCTCCGAGACATCGGTGACCACGGCGCCGGTTTGGATGCAATTGCTATCGAGCTCGTCGATGCGTTGCCTCAGCGCCTTGGCGATCGACTCGGAACCGGCGTGGAGGTGAAAGCGCTCATCGGAGTCGCCGAAGATGAGAAAATCATCGGTGGTTTCGTAGTCGATGAGATAGAGCATGTTGAAGACTGATTGCTCGTCTACCTCAAGACCATACTCACCGAGGTAGGCCGCCTCCAGCAGCATCCGCAAATGCGACGTGCTCGGCAGCCCCGCCTCGTTCTCGAGCCACTCGGGAATCGACATGGCGTCGATGCGCTCGAACTCGGCGTCGTCGGCCTCCGCGGCGGCCACGGCATTGGCCATGATGTCGGCAAGATCGACAAACTCATTGAGAATGGCGGCCTTGTCGACGTGTTGGCCATCGAGGTAGTAGGTGTCGGCGAGCAGCCCTTCTGACTCAGCGACCAAGTCGTCAAGCGCCAGGTTAAATTCATCGGCCAGCGCCTTCATGGTGAGGTGCCCGGAATCGATGAGCTCGCCGCCAAGTTCGATGAGTTGGCCGCTTGGCATTTGGTCATCCGCGCTAAAGGTGCGGCCGCCGGTGCGATCGCTAGATTCGAGCAAAATGACGGGAACGTCGGCGAGCAGCAAGCGATAGGCGCAGTGCAGGCCGGCGAGCCCGCCGCCGACGATGACGACGGGGGGACGTTCGGTGCCCTCGTTGCACGCCTTCAGCAAGGGCGCCACGAGGCTTAGGGCCGCCGTGCTTTGCAACCAGGCGCGGCGGGTGAGGCCGCCGGTCGCTTCCTGCGAGGACGCGCCCGGGTTGGCGTTGGCCGCAAGCGCGGCGCGGCGAGTTTGCCACGCCTGGTTGGCGAGGCGCTGCAAGGATTTAAAAAGTTTGGTTCGAGCCATGCGCGACAGTTTGCCACGCACGTCGCGGGGGGCGAAATGTAGGTAAATTGTTTTTACGTGACCGGGCGCACGAGGCCGCACGCTAGCGAGACCTCGTCGCGATAGGCGAGCCACGCGGCAAGTGTTTGCTCCATGGCGGTGACGACGATCGCACGGCGCTCGGGCGCGACATGGCCGAGCACCACGTTCCAAGCCGCCGCGCGGTGACTGCCTTCGACTTGGCGATGCGCCTTGGTGAGCGCGAGGTGTTCGAGGGCTAGCCCGTAGTGTTTTACGAGCGGATGATTTTCCAGCGGCGCCTCGGGGCGCTTGGGTGAATTTGGATCGAGCTCGCCGCGATCGTACGAGGTGCCTTCGATAAAAATGG
This window encodes:
- a CDS encoding trypsin-like serine protease → MLRRGLPICLLLPLASALLACPGAGKDQCGDTRELDAVYYGTDHPTHVELSLGQERAIGVWANGAICTGTVIADGWVLTAVHCDITESQQFCIGTSLYEPDACFDIIRIINSPTYSYLGDAIELDLALVELADFDLAAHNVEPIPIVTQPLEFLLAIRPRPEVLANKKTAASARKSLSPRASRRWRHLVMAPSLFASRATASRASVAATQAGRSWSSTPPASCGWPARSKAAIAHALATIASPALIS
- the pdxH gene encoding pyridoxamine 5'-phosphate oxidase, coding for MADGKLWHHGEGYQGDALDVGSVAASPFDQFRAWFAQAEAAALPKVNAMALATADPTGAPSVRMVLLKEMDETGFVFFTNYESRKGRELEARHDAALLFFWDALDRQVRIEGRVERVSAADSDAYFNVRPRESRMGAIASPQSKVIESRAALQARVDEVTARFDHAEPPRPAHWGGYRVVPQAIEFWQGQPSRLHDRLLYQRDGAAWSLVRLAP
- a CDS encoding FAD-dependent oxidoreductase, with the translated sequence MARTKLFKSLQRLANQAWQTRRAALAANANPGASSQEATGGLTRRAWLQSTAALSLVAPLLKACNEGTERPPVVIVGGGLAGLHCAYRLLLADVPVILLESSDRTGGRTFSADDQMPSGQLIELGGELIDSGHLTMKALADEFNLALDDLVAESEGLLADTYYLDGQHVDKAAILNEFVDLADIMANAVAAAEADDAEFERIDAMSIPEWLENEAGLPSTSHLRMLLEAAYLGEYGLEVDEQSVFNMLYLIDYETTDDFLIFGDSDERFHLHAGSESIAKALRQRIDELDSNCIQTGAVVTDVSEGDTSGAVHYDVTAQTGAGQQHWVARHVVFALPFTRLREINISALGLPAEKLAIIDELGYGTNAKLMMQYSERVWKTQLDASGSSFSDVGELQTTWDTTRGQAGDAGIITNFVGGARGLAIGDGTAEARAVEVQPWLDTVFPGTAAAYVADSAVRMHWPTHPHTLGSYACYRPGQWAFYGLEGERVGNLHFAGEHCSLDFQGYMEGAAETGLAVAVEILEQYNIAPAGKVLPSGKATQTWARVLARQVRRDAQGKRLRRATRQHLIRQALGR